From Pseudomonas sp. stari2:
GCCACGCCGGTGACACCACCCGCGAAGTGGTCAGCGATTTGTCCAACGGCGTGACCCTGATCGTGCGCGTGGTGATCCGCTTCGCACCGCTGGGGATTTTTGGCCTGGTGGCTTCGACCCTGGCCACTTCCGGTTTTGGCGCACTGGTCGGTTACGCCCACCTGTTGGCGGTGCTGTTGGGCTGCATGGCGTTCGTGGCGCTGGTGATGAACCCGCTGATCGTGTTCTGGAAGCTGCGCCGCAACCCGTACCCGCTGACGCTCAAATGCCTGCGTGAAAGCGGCATCACCGCGTTCTTCACCCGCAGCTCGGCAGCGAACATTCCGGTCAACCTGGAATTGAGCAAACGCCTGGGCCTGCATGAAGACACCTATTCAGTATCGATTCCACTGGGCGCGACCATCAACATGGCCGGTGCGTCGATCACCATCACCGTGCTGACTCTCGCCGCCGTGCACACCCTGGGCATCGCGGTAGACATCCCGACCGCGATCCTGCTCAGTGTTGTCGCTGCAATCTGTGCGTGCGGCGCGTCCGGTGTAGCGGGTGGTTCGCTCTTGCTGATCCCGCTGGCGTGCAGCCTGTTCGGCATCCCGAGCGAAATCGCCATGCAGGT
This genomic window contains:
- the sstT gene encoding serine/threonine transporter SstT, producing MTASSPSLMQRLKRLSLVTQILIGLIAGIALALLAPEAAKGTAFIGKVFVSALKAVAPILVFVLVMASIANHKHGQETHIRPILFLYLLGTFGAAAVAVVASTLFPSHLVLSTDNVAVTAPGGIGEVLQSLLLSVVDNPVTALMNANFIGILAWAIGMGVAIRHAGDTTREVVSDLSNGVTLIVRVVIRFAPLGIFGLVASTLATSGFGALVGYAHLLAVLLGCMAFVALVMNPLIVFWKLRRNPYPLTLKCLRESGITAFFTRSSAANIPVNLELSKRLGLHEDTYSVSIPLGATINMAGASITITVLTLAAVHTLGIAVDIPTAILLSVVAAICACGASGVAGGSLLLIPLACSLFGIPSEIAMQVVAVGFIIGVLQDSAETALNSSTDVLFTAAACLGEEQKAQRPA